A part of Chanos chanos chromosome 9, fChaCha1.1, whole genome shotgun sequence genomic DNA contains:
- the fbxl4 gene encoding F-box/LRR-repeat protein 4, which yields MLTLLSMFYYICLRRRSRSGTRGEALGSRRAVELGQRSALPVTVEVEQYAKEVLDFSSHYGSENSMSYTMWNLAGAPNVYPSSGDFTQTAVFRTYGPWWEQCSSAPQPFRRTPQNFHSQDYMELAFEEPVYPTAIDVLETYHPGAIVQILACSLNPFSQNPPADVRWEVLWAGEPSKAMTPQARQFSPSIKQISFATNLLRLEVNSSVLDYYTELDAVILHGVRERPILALYKMPIIDISDLSDSDEELADPGLCCRHAGDGKHNHGNGYFDKLPYELIQLIVSHLTVPDLCRLAQSCKLLHQHCCDPLQYIQLSLQPYWPRLSDASLSHLQSRCTLLQRLNMSWTGNRGAVTPTGFSSFMKACGGNLVCLELSCCHFLSEACLEVIAQTCPRLQELNLSSCDRLHPQAFGHVAKLPRLRRLILYRTKIEQTAILSIITFCTDLRHLNLGSCVMIEDYDVVASMLSARCRSLRSLDLWRCRNLSERGLAELVAGCRLLEELDLGWCSTLQSSSGCFQLLARSLPRLRKLFLTANRTVCDSDIEELANNCPALQHLDILGTRMVSSSSLRKLLQSCSQLLLLDVSFCSQIDSRVVQELNSLFPKVAIKKSFTQ from the exons ATGCTAACCCTTCTTAGCATGTTTTACTATATCTGTCTACGGCGCCGCTCCAGGAGTGGAACTCGAGGGGAGGCGCTGGGCAGCCGGAGGGCGGTGGAGCTCGGCCAACGCTCGGCGCTCCCTGTCACCGTGGAGGTGGAGCAGTACGCCAAGGAAGTCCTCGACTTCAGCTCCCACTACGGCAGCGAGAACAGCATGTCCTATACCATGTGGAACTTGGCCGGCGCCCCCAACGTCTACCCCAGCTCGGGCGACTTCACCCAGACGGCCGTGTTCCGGACCTACGGCCCGTGGTGGGAGCAGTGTTCCAGCGCTCCCCAGCCGTTCCGACGGACGCCCCAGAACTTCCACAGCCAGGACTACATGGAACTGGCTTTCGAGGAACCTGTTTATCCTACGGCCATAGACGTGCTGGAGACCTACCACCCAGGAGCCATAGTTCAGATCTTAGCCTGTTCTCTCAATCCGTTCTCTCAGAACCCACCTGCTGATGTCAG GTGGGAGGTGCTGTGGGCAGGAGAGCCCAGTAAAGCCATGACCCCCCAGGCCCGTCAGTTCTCCCCCAGTATAAAACAGATCAGCTTCGCCACCAACCTGCTGCGGCTGGAGGTCAACAGCTCTGTGCTGGACTACTACACGGAGCTGGACGCCGTCATCCTGCACGGCGTGCGAGAGCGGCCCATCCTAGCCCTCTATAAGATGCCCATCATCGACATCAGCGACCTGAGCGATAGCGACGAGGAACTCGCCGACCCCGGCCTCTGCTGCCGGCACGCCGGAGACGGAAAACACAACCACGGCAACGGATACTTCGACAAGCTCCCATACGAG TTGATCCAGTTGATCGTGAGTCACCTGACCGTACCGGACCTTTGCCGTTTGGCCCAGAGCTGTAAGCTCCTGCACCAGCATTGCTGTGACCCACTCCAGTACATCCAGCTGAGCTTGCAGCCTTACTGGCCTCGTCTGAGTGACGCCTCCCTCAGCCATTTACAGAGCCGCTGCACCCTCCTCCAAAGACTCAACATGTCCTGGACGGGCAACCGTGGGGCTGTGACGCCCACAGGCTTCAGCAG CTTTATGAAGGCGTGCGGAGGGAACCTGGTGTGTCTGGAGCTGTCGTGTTGTCACTTCCTGAGCGAGGCGTGTTTGGAGGTGATCGCTCAAACGTGTCCCCGACTGCAGGAGCTCAACCTGTCCTCGTGCGACCGCCTCCACCCGCAGGCCTTCGGCCACGTGGCCAAACTCCCCCGCCTGCGCCGCCTGATTCTCTACCGCACCAAGATCGAG CAAACAGCCATATTAAGCATTATAACCTTCTGCACAGACCTGAGGCATCTCAACCTGGGCAGCTGTGTTATG ATCGAGGACTACGACGTGGTAGCGAGCATGCTTAGCGCACGATGTCGGTCGCTGCGTTCTCTGGACCTGTGGCGTTGTAGAAACCTCAGCGAGCGTGGCTTGGCGGAGTTGGTGGCTGGATGCAGACTCCTTGAGGAGCTGGATCTGGGCTGGTGCTCCACCCTGCAGAGCAGTTCCGGATGTTTCCAGCTGCTGGCGCGCAGTCTGCCGCGACTGCGCAAGCTCTTCCTCACCGCCAACCGGACCGTCTGCGACTCTGACATCGAGGAGCTGGCCAACAACTGCCCTGCACTGCAGCATCTCGACATACTGG GAACGAGAATGGTGAGCTCCTCATCCCTCCGGAAACTTCTACAGTCGTGCTCTCAGTTGCTTCTGCTGGACGTCTCCTTCTGTTCACAGATCGATTCCCGCGTGGTACAGGAGCTCAATAGCCTCTTCCCCAAAGTGGCGATTAAAAAGAGTTTCACCCAATGA